Proteins encoded in a region of the Gulosibacter sediminis genome:
- a CDS encoding DsbA family protein translates to MVLAVALGWSIFRIAAKWWGEETANLPMVLDPPVDPEVDHIRGPEDANLTLVEYVDFECEYCAHATPTFFIEGRRLLGDYDARTLTAALESSRRGTRTRETSSGKG, encoded by the coding sequence ATGGTGCTCGCCGTCGCCCTGGGCTGGTCGATTTTCAGGATTGCCGCGAAGTGGTGGGGCGAGGAGACAGCAAATCTGCCCATGGTGCTCGACCCTCCGGTCGATCCCGAAGTTGATCACATCCGCGGACCGGAGGACGCCAATCTGACGCTGGTCGAGTATGTCGACTTTGAGTGCGAATATTGTGCACACGCCACCCCAACCTTCTTCATCGAGGGCCGCCGCCTATTGGGCGACTATGACGCCCGGACGTTAACTGCGGCGCTCGAATCGAGCCGGCGCGGCACACGAACCCGGGAGACATCCAGCGGAAAGGGTTGA
- a CDS encoding excinuclease ABC subunit UvrA: MNRPSTPTRENSALIQPDVRVRGAREHNLKDIDLSVPRDAMVVFTGVSGSGKSSLAFGTLYAESQRRYLESVAPYARRLIDQAGVPDVDSITGMPPAVALQQQRGGSSTRSSVGSITTLSSLVRMLYSRAGQYPDGQPMLYAEDFSTNTVQGACPECHGIGRVYDVPEEKMVPDPTLTIRERAIAAYPTAWHGHQLRDVLVALGYDVDIPWKDLAKKDRDWILYTDETPYVPVHSRLTLAEAREAIAAGVEPTYSGTFVGVRRYVLDTFANTKSSSMKRRVSEFLTVAPCPACHGKRLKPEALSVTFEGLDIADFSQMPLRELMSLIQAAVAEAADATPDARDEVSSSGEALDEALRREADEQRVAAGGSAHSTAPDVRRTPNQSVEKLAATVRLGSGLIDRIRPIIDLGLGYLSLDRTTPTLSGGELQRLRLATQLTSELFGVVYVLDEPSAGLHPQDVSALLDILDGLKESGNSLFIVEHSVDVMRHADWLVDIGPAAGERGGRVIYSGPTEGLAEVEESVTRGYLFGGSGLPPHQPRKPQGWLRFENIGRNNLRNISVEIPLHAFTAVTGVSGSGKSSLVSQVVPTLVSEHLGRPIKTDEPVLDGDELLLADEPEELKGSVSGDLSEIRRVVSIDQKPIGRTPRSNVATYTGLFDHVRRRFAETPEARARGYKPGRFSFNVAGGRCPTCEGEGSVMVELLFLPSVYTECPDCHGTRYQSSTLEILWHGRNIAEILAMSVAEAHEFFEGEFDIMRSLTALVDVGLGYLRLGQPATELSGGEAQRVKLASELQRAQSGDTLYVLDEPTSGLHCADADQLLTHLQTLVDAGNTVVMVELDMRVIAQADHVIDLGPGAGDNGGQVVATGTPAEVATSSKSASAPYLATALEEAAAV; the protein is encoded by the coding sequence ATGAACAGGCCCTCCACGCCGACTCGTGAAAACTCCGCCTTAATCCAACCGGACGTTCGAGTGCGAGGCGCTCGCGAGCACAACCTCAAAGACATCGACTTGTCGGTACCGCGTGACGCCATGGTGGTCTTCACCGGTGTCTCTGGCTCAGGTAAGTCCTCGCTGGCGTTCGGCACCCTATATGCGGAGTCTCAGCGACGCTACTTAGAGTCGGTGGCACCGTATGCGAGGCGACTCATCGACCAGGCGGGAGTCCCCGACGTCGATTCCATTACCGGAATGCCGCCCGCGGTGGCGCTGCAACAACAACGCGGCGGGAGCAGCACCCGGTCATCGGTCGGAAGCATCACGACGCTCTCCAGCTTGGTCCGCATGCTGTATTCCCGCGCGGGTCAGTATCCAGATGGGCAGCCGATGCTCTATGCGGAGGACTTCTCGACCAACACGGTCCAGGGCGCATGCCCGGAATGCCACGGGATCGGACGCGTCTATGACGTGCCGGAGGAAAAGATGGTCCCCGATCCGACACTGACTATCCGGGAACGCGCAATCGCCGCATATCCCACGGCCTGGCACGGTCACCAGCTGAGGGACGTCCTCGTTGCGCTTGGCTACGACGTCGACATTCCGTGGAAAGACCTCGCCAAGAAGGACCGCGACTGGATCCTGTACACGGACGAAACGCCCTACGTGCCGGTTCACTCACGACTCACCCTTGCTGAAGCACGTGAAGCCATAGCCGCGGGCGTCGAGCCCACCTACTCGGGAACCTTCGTAGGGGTGCGACGCTATGTCCTTGACACATTCGCGAACACGAAGAGCAGCTCGATGAAACGCCGTGTCTCGGAGTTCCTCACAGTGGCCCCGTGCCCCGCATGCCATGGCAAACGGTTGAAGCCTGAGGCGCTTTCGGTGACATTCGAGGGGCTCGACATCGCCGACTTTTCACAGATGCCCTTGCGTGAGCTCATGTCGTTGATCCAAGCCGCAGTCGCTGAGGCCGCAGACGCAACTCCTGATGCCCGTGATGAGGTTTCCTCATCGGGTGAGGCCCTCGACGAGGCCCTGCGTCGCGAAGCGGATGAACAGCGCGTGGCAGCCGGAGGGTCGGCCCATTCCACGGCCCCTGATGTCCGCCGAACTCCAAACCAATCGGTCGAAAAACTTGCGGCAACCGTCCGCTTAGGGTCTGGACTCATCGATCGCATTCGTCCGATCATTGATCTCGGTCTGGGCTACCTGTCCTTGGATCGCACGACGCCGACGCTCTCAGGTGGCGAACTTCAGCGGCTGCGTTTGGCAACCCAGCTCACTTCCGAACTCTTCGGCGTCGTGTACGTGCTGGACGAACCCTCTGCCGGGCTCCACCCGCAAGATGTCAGTGCACTGTTGGACATCCTCGACGGGCTCAAGGAAAGTGGCAACAGTCTCTTCATCGTCGAGCACTCCGTCGACGTGATGCGCCACGCGGATTGGCTTGTCGACATCGGGCCGGCCGCAGGTGAACGTGGAGGTCGTGTCATCTATAGCGGACCGACCGAAGGTCTGGCCGAAGTCGAGGAATCCGTCACTCGAGGTTATCTCTTCGGCGGCAGCGGGCTCCCTCCTCATCAGCCAAGGAAGCCACAAGGATGGTTGCGTTTTGAGAATATCGGACGCAACAATCTGCGGAACATCTCAGTCGAGATCCCGTTACACGCATTCACCGCAGTCACAGGTGTGTCGGGGTCGGGCAAATCCAGCCTCGTGAGCCAAGTTGTCCCCACTTTGGTCAGCGAGCATCTCGGACGCCCCATCAAGACTGACGAGCCAGTGCTCGACGGCGATGAATTGCTGCTTGCTGATGAGCCTGAAGAGCTCAAGGGTTCTGTCTCGGGAGACCTCAGTGAAATCCGCCGAGTAGTAAGCATCGATCAGAAGCCGATCGGACGAACACCTCGGTCGAACGTCGCAACGTACACAGGTCTGTTCGACCACGTGCGACGTCGATTCGCCGAGACCCCGGAAGCTCGTGCACGCGGCTACAAGCCCGGAAGATTCTCATTCAACGTCGCTGGTGGCCGGTGCCCGACTTGTGAGGGAGAGGGATCGGTCATGGTCGAGCTGCTCTTCCTCCCCTCCGTTTACACAGAGTGCCCTGACTGTCACGGCACCCGCTACCAGTCGAGCACACTCGAGATCCTCTGGCACGGACGCAATATCGCGGAGATCCTCGCAATGAGCGTCGCGGAGGCGCACGAATTCTTCGAGGGAGAGTTTGACATCATGCGCTCACTCACCGCGCTGGTCGACGTTGGACTCGGCTACCTGCGTCTGGGGCAACCCGCAACTGAGCTGTCCGGTGGTGAGGCCCAGCGAGTCAAGCTTGCCAGCGAACTGCAGCGCGCCCAAAGCGGCGACACGCTCTACGTGCTCGATGAACCGACTTCCGGATTGCACTGCGCCGACGCGGACCAACTCCTTACGCACTTACAAACGCTCGTCGACGCGGGGAATACCGTGGTCATGGTCGAGCTCGACATGCGAGTCATCGCACAGGCCGATCACGTCATCGATCTCGGGCCCGGTGCTGGGGACAACGGTGGACAAGTCGTCGCGACCGGCACTCCAGCAGAGGTGGCGACATCATCCAAGAGCGCGTCGGCACCGTATCTGGCAACTGCGCTCGAAGAGGCTGCTGCCGTGTAG